A genomic stretch from Malus domestica chromosome 15, GDT2T_hap1 includes:
- the LOC139191898 gene encoding secreted RxLR effector protein 161-like: protein MSNPGKDHWKAIARVLGYLKFTQNYGLHFTRYPAVLEGYCDANWISDTQYSKSTSGYVFTLRGGAISWKSSKQTCIARSTMESEFIALDKAGEEAEWPRNFLEDIPNWLKPVPAICIHCDSQSAIGRAQNHMYNGLPGIVQGQNEHNRRTICVQRNTV from the exons ATGAGTAATCCTGGAAAGGATCATTGGAAAGCAATTGCAAGGGTTCTTGGTTATTTGAAATTTACGCAGAACTATGGATTGCACTTCACAAGATATCCAGCAGTACTTGAAGGCTATTGTGATGCTAACTGGATATCTGATACACAATACTCGAAGTCCACGAGTGGATATGTGTTTACTCTGAGAGGTGGAGCCATCTCATGGAAATCCTCTAAACAAACGTGTATAGCTAGATCTACTATGGAATCTGAGTTCATTGCTTTAGACAAAGCAGGGGAAGAAGCTGAATGGCCTCGTAATTTCTTAGAGGATATTCCCAATTGGCTGAAGCCGGTTCCCGCCATATGTATACATTGTGATAGCCAATCAGCGATTGGAAGGGCACAAAATCATATGTACAACG GATTACCGGGAATTGTTcagggccaaaatgaacacaaccgtagAACCATATGTGTTCAGAGGAATACCGTGTGA
- the LOC103414940 gene encoding TSL-kinase interacting protein 1-like isoform X2, with product MKVCRETNRKVIKVPIESRAGMGSSMREQKQGRTTRVCPKATGITKGPPDLECCQGKILLPQSKIKLQLFPVNEVTRIRLEKDGHHPYLELILRPQKKITSVLKHLNDKWGNSSVALNEPVLFPYKMHDSMSSNRRWTLNDGDISAGAVYAAIGCPAVFRLRYGWLSSEPKGADQPSTSANDLQSEVEQRCRSAATENVYDELGKHTVLATKDFRSINARETINADTENISTGVVDLKDDIRRSMGNHTQEPLLLDSLTNISIGGLLSEASLQAKCNNSEEKQIGKNEGFHPTETKNDSKSFALWDCPSISIGGLLSEASMQGKLDQFYAQPVESNAGLPHPQGQRPSTHDSCLSIFDAEETCHAFPSQKLSLSGKDVLGFGGSRGGFNQNPGSKLFKFPNAAKSNNVDGLPQDQRACQESNTALMICSRVNNDDRSLGLSGIKWTDSLGPFDLGLPVSQKLITGESTSSIGGFVK from the exons ATGAAAGTTTGTAGAGAAACAAACAGGAAGGTGATCAAGGTTCCTATAGAAAGCAGAGCAGGTATGGGAAGTAGCATGAGAGAACAGAAACAAGGGAGAACTACCCGAGTCTGCCCCAAAGCAACAG GAATAACAAAGGGACCACCTGATCTTGAGTGTTGTCAAGGGAAAATACTTCTTCCGCAGTCAAAGATCAAGTTGCAGCTTTTCCCTGTAAATGAAGTCACTCGCATACGATTGGAAAAG GATGGACATCATCCATATTTAGAACTCATTCTTAGACCACAGAAGAAGATTACTTCTGTGCTAAAGCACCTTAATGACAAGTGGGGGAATTCAAGCGTTGCTCTTAATGAGCCGGTTCTATTCCCATATAAGATGCATGACAGTATGTCTAGTAACAGAAGATGGACACTGAATGATGGAGACATTAGTGCCGGAGCTGTCTATGCAGCTATTGGATGCCCTGCAGTTTTTCGCTTAAG GTATGGCTGGCTCTCTTCTGAACCTAAAGGTGCTGATCAACCTTCAACATCAGCTAATGACTTACAATCTGAGGTCGAACAGAGATGTAGAAGCGCCGCCACAGAGAATGTATATGATGAATTAGGGAAACACACTGTGTTAGCAACAAAAGATTTCAGATCAATCAATGCAAGAGAAACAATAAATGCAGATACTGAGAATATTTCTACTGGAGTTGTTGATCTCAAG GATGATATTCGGAGGAGTATGGGTAACCATACTCAGGAACCACTTTTGCTTGATAGTTTAACTAATATAAGCATTGGAGGCCTACTTTCTGAAGCATCTTTACAGGCCAAGTGCAATAACagtgaagaaaaacaaattgggAAAAATGAAGGCTTTCATCCTACTGAAACAAAAAATGATTCAAAGTCATTTGCATTGTGGGATTGTCCTTCTATAAGCATTGGTGGCCTCTTGTCTGAAGCATCCATGCAGGGCAAGCTCGATCAATTTTATGCACAACCAGTTGAGAGCAATGCAGGCTTGCCACATCCGCAAGGTCAAAGGCCATCCACTCATGACTCATGCTTATCTATTTTTGATGCTGAAGAAACTTGCCATGCATTTCCTTCTCAAAAATTATCTTTGTCGGGAAAAGATGTTCTGGGGTTTGGTGGAAGTCGTGGAGGTTTCAACCAGAATCCTGGTTCTAAACTATTCAAGTTCCCTAATGCAGCAAAG TCTAACAATGTAGATGGGCTGCCGCAAGACCAGCGTGCTTGTCAGGAATCGAATACAGCTCTCATGATTTGTTCGCGAGTGAACAACGATGACAGAAGTCTTGGGCTGTCAGGCATCAAATGG ACCGACTCCTTGGGGCCGTTTGATCTTGGCCTCCCCGTTTCCCAGAAGCTCATCACTGGAGAGAGTACAAGCAGCATCGGTGGATTTGTTAAGTAG
- the LOC103414940 gene encoding TSL-kinase interacting protein 1-like isoform X1, translated as MKVCRETNRKVIKVPIESRAGMGSSMREQKQGRTTRVCPKATGKGGRADGMCLELPDKGGPFSGITKGPPDLECCQGKILLPQSKIKLQLFPVNEVTRIRLEKDGHHPYLELILRPQKKITSVLKHLNDKWGNSSVALNEPVLFPYKMHDSMSSNRRWTLNDGDISAGAVYAAIGCPAVFRLRYGWLSSEPKGADQPSTSANDLQSEVEQRCRSAATENVYDELGKHTVLATKDFRSINARETINADTENISTGVVDLKDDIRRSMGNHTQEPLLLDSLTNISIGGLLSEASLQAKCNNSEEKQIGKNEGFHPTETKNDSKSFALWDCPSISIGGLLSEASMQGKLDQFYAQPVESNAGLPHPQGQRPSTHDSCLSIFDAEETCHAFPSQKLSLSGKDVLGFGGSRGGFNQNPGSKLFKFPNAAKSNNVDGLPQDQRACQESNTALMICSRVNNDDRSLGLSGIKWTDSLGPFDLGLPVSQKLITGESTSSIGGFVK; from the exons ATGAAAGTTTGTAGAGAAACAAACAGGAAGGTGATCAAGGTTCCTATAGAAAGCAGAGCAGGTATGGGAAGTAGCATGAGAGAACAGAAACAAGGGAGAACTACCCGAGTCTGCCCCAAAGCAACAG GGAAAGGTGGGCGTGCTGATGGCATGTGTTTGGAGCTTCCTGACAAAGGTGGGCCCTTTTCAGGAATAACAAAGGGACCACCTGATCTTGAGTGTTGTCAAGGGAAAATACTTCTTCCGCAGTCAAAGATCAAGTTGCAGCTTTTCCCTGTAAATGAAGTCACTCGCATACGATTGGAAAAG GATGGACATCATCCATATTTAGAACTCATTCTTAGACCACAGAAGAAGATTACTTCTGTGCTAAAGCACCTTAATGACAAGTGGGGGAATTCAAGCGTTGCTCTTAATGAGCCGGTTCTATTCCCATATAAGATGCATGACAGTATGTCTAGTAACAGAAGATGGACACTGAATGATGGAGACATTAGTGCCGGAGCTGTCTATGCAGCTATTGGATGCCCTGCAGTTTTTCGCTTAAG GTATGGCTGGCTCTCTTCTGAACCTAAAGGTGCTGATCAACCTTCAACATCAGCTAATGACTTACAATCTGAGGTCGAACAGAGATGTAGAAGCGCCGCCACAGAGAATGTATATGATGAATTAGGGAAACACACTGTGTTAGCAACAAAAGATTTCAGATCAATCAATGCAAGAGAAACAATAAATGCAGATACTGAGAATATTTCTACTGGAGTTGTTGATCTCAAG GATGATATTCGGAGGAGTATGGGTAACCATACTCAGGAACCACTTTTGCTTGATAGTTTAACTAATATAAGCATTGGAGGCCTACTTTCTGAAGCATCTTTACAGGCCAAGTGCAATAACagtgaagaaaaacaaattgggAAAAATGAAGGCTTTCATCCTACTGAAACAAAAAATGATTCAAAGTCATTTGCATTGTGGGATTGTCCTTCTATAAGCATTGGTGGCCTCTTGTCTGAAGCATCCATGCAGGGCAAGCTCGATCAATTTTATGCACAACCAGTTGAGAGCAATGCAGGCTTGCCACATCCGCAAGGTCAAAGGCCATCCACTCATGACTCATGCTTATCTATTTTTGATGCTGAAGAAACTTGCCATGCATTTCCTTCTCAAAAATTATCTTTGTCGGGAAAAGATGTTCTGGGGTTTGGTGGAAGTCGTGGAGGTTTCAACCAGAATCCTGGTTCTAAACTATTCAAGTTCCCTAATGCAGCAAAG TCTAACAATGTAGATGGGCTGCCGCAAGACCAGCGTGCTTGTCAGGAATCGAATACAGCTCTCATGATTTGTTCGCGAGTGAACAACGATGACAGAAGTCTTGGGCTGTCAGGCATCAAATGG ACCGACTCCTTGGGGCCGTTTGATCTTGGCCTCCCCGTTTCCCAGAAGCTCATCACTGGAGAGAGTACAAGCAGCATCGGTGGATTTGTTAAGTAG